The window tagctgggattacaggcatgcaccaccacacccagctagttttgtatttttagtagagatggggtttctccacgttggtgaggctggtctcgaactcctgacctcaggtgatccgcctgcctcggcctcccaaagtgctgggattataggtgtgagccactgcgcctggcttcttTATACTGAGTCTTAAAagatctctttaaaaattaagtttaaaaagaatAGCACACATCAGTATGTATGTATACGtctcatttatatgaaatcaggaaatatatatgttattactTATTATACATAAATTGTCTGGAAGGATATATAAGCTATTGTGAACACTGGTTGCTCTGGAGAGGGAAAGCTGGAAGGCGGTTAATGGAGGGAGGCCAACTTACGTTTTACTGTATACTCCTTTGTACCATGTGAATGTATTAACCTATTCGAcaattagtttaaaaatttttttttaactattaaaaagGTATACATTGTCCTTAGGGGAAAGGTGTGGTAGAATTTATAGAAGAAACAATAAATTTTGTCCCAAACCCATTATCCTTCCCATACCCACTCTGTAAGGCCACTGCTAACACAGTCTCTGAGCCTGACCTGACCCAGGCAGGGCCCCAAAAGTTCTGCAGTACTGGTCTTGCTTCctcaagaaaaacaaatcctCTTTCTGCATTTCTTTGGAAATACTGAGCAAAAAGAGATGGCTGGGATTTCACAGAAATTACATGTTAACTTTTAGATCACTGCTGAAACTAAAGAATGGGTCTAGAAACCAAAACGAAAGAACTGGATAGAACACTGGAAATCTCAATGAATGCTGGAAAGCCCTCTACATACTATTTCATTTTCTGCCTTGGTAATAGGGTAGCTAATAGAAGATAAAAACAGAGAAGATGAGAATGTCTTATGCAAATAACAACCTTTAGCATTCTTTACTCACACAGCAGTATTCCTTAGTGGGTACATACTCATGCATAGACAAGCTTTACCCAAAAGAACAAGTCCATACCATGCAGAACACAATCCCATGATGAAACCTCTCTAAAAGCCTGACTGGCTACTAAAACCAattggtgttttttttaaattctggagtTAGTAGCTACATCATGCAAGCTGGGAAACAGTGATTAAGAAATAGTGTCACTTGTAGGCTGTGAAAAATCTCAAAGACAAGGGAACATTTTTTGAAAGCTAGATTCAGGGAAGCCACGattaaatgtatacttttttggggaattgggggtggggggaaacgGGGCTACCATTTCTAAATCTTAAAGGAATCATCTTCTTAATCTCATTCCAATTACTTGACTGAATAGAGccaaaaaagagtaaaattatgAGGAACACAACATGGGCAAGTTTTATGGACTATGTTTGATGGACACAGACTATGCCCAAAACTCAAACCCACATGGAACTGTGGGGCAATGGATATAAGCAACAAACTGGTCAAAAAATGTATCTGTATCATTGAGAGATCATTTCCCATtactagaaacacaaataaatcgGTGCCTACCAATGCTGGTTTGAGGCCACCATTTCCTCATAAGGAGGTGGACTGATTTCATTTAACCTAAAAGCAGTTTGGATATTTAGTCCCACCAGCACAAGCTacatataaattgaaaaaaatctcatgcACATAGCTagacatgaaatattttctttcctcctgtgAATCCTTATACCAAGTAATGATTAAAATTTAGCTGTAAACTTGATACATAGGaggcacaattttaaaaaaattaagaaatggatGATGATAGGTCTTTTGTTAGACAATTCATTGAAAATTCAACTTCCCCTAAAATTCAACGTTCAGTGCTGGGTAAAAAAGGCATGCAACCAAGTTACCAGCCTCCTCAAGCAGGACACAAGGAACACATTGGCTGCAGAAAACACACCGTAGCAGTTATAGGTTTCATGCCAACAAACCAATGATTAACAAGGATGATTAGAGTCTGGATGGAGCCAAGACACAAGCTCTTTGCCTTTCTGATGCTGACTCAAAAGCCACAAGCACACACATTTCCCCATGGCAGGTTCATACCAGCGGACTTCAGTTGCTTATGTCTCTCTTGTTCCTGGATTGTAGACTTTGGCAAAAGTGGAGTAAGTCCTCGGGACTTGGTGGGTCTCATGTAGCCTTTCATTGGTTCTGCCATTCtgcttttatcttcctttttcccttctcctGGTGTCTTTGATTcagatttttctgtcattttctgaGGTGTCTCCAAAATCTTATCTTTGGGTTCTGGGAGTCGAACACCCTTGGAAGCAGTCATTATTACTAACGTATCCGCCACCTCTGAAGGAGGAGCTTCGACTTTGCTATGTAAGAAATCTGACTGGATTTCTGGTGTTGGCAAGGAAACGCTTTCCAATTCCGTGATTTTACAAGCCAGACTAATTTCTTTCAATTTATCATTTTCACTTTTTGGAGACAAAAGAGTCAGATCTACCTTCTTATTCAAACTATCTGAACCTTTGGAATTTCTATCTTGAGCATTTTGGTCCTCACAAAAACTGAGCTTTTGTGCTTTGTCTTCCAGTAAGTCAGGAATCTGAACTGCAACAGACCCTTCTTTAgtctctttctcttcattcaCTGGATGTGCTGGGAAATTACCTCTATCTGCATATCCTTCTAGGGCTCTGGCCTCTCCTGGTAGGCTCTGGTCTTCTACTGGCACTCCAGGAAGGAGGTGACCTTTTGCTAGCTCTGTGACTTTCTCTACTGAATGCTTAGACGCACCACTGTGCACTGACTCAGATTCTCCTATCACATGCCCTTCATCGATCCCTGCTTCATTTTTCATGGAATCAGCAAGCTCAGCTTTATTCTTAAGAGAGTGATCTCCATGAATGTTAACTGTTTCTATGGCTGTTGTAATAGGTAGAGCAACTCCTCCTGTGCTTGTAGAGGGCACAACAGCAGAGGGACCCTTGGGTCTTTCTTGACCTGGGACTCCATCTTTGGTGTAGTTATCTACCATTAATGATTTGGAAATCTGGGCTGGGGCtatctcttgcccattttttgCCAAGGTATCTGGAAAGGAATCACCTTCCTTTACTACTTGAGGAGTAGGAGTGGGCAGTTTTTCACAGGCTGCTGATTCCAGAACCTCTAGAGGAGATGATTTATTTATCAGCTCTGATGGTGTTCTGGGACAGGTAAATGTAATATTTCTATTTTCGTCCATATAGGCCATTCCTTCAATTCCCTGGTCCCCTGTGGTTTCCATGGGAACATGTATTTTTGTTGCATCTATCTTATTCTCCAGAATGTGCTTCTCAGGAGaactatttttaacctttttactTTTTCCATCATTACTCCTTTTACTTGGTTTGTCAGCCACTGCAGTGTATCTATTGGCTGCATCTGTCTTATTCTCCTCAGATACTACTGAAGGAACAAATCCTGCCCCCTGGATTTGCTCTTGGCAGCTCACATCTGTCACCTTGGCAGGTGGTTCAGTAACAGTAGAAGCCTTGACTGTGCTTATCTTGTTTTCCCCAAGAGTCCCAAGCTCAACAAAATTAACCTGAAAATTTCCACCCTTCCTGTCAACTGCTTCCACTGTGGGTGTATCTGGTGTATGTGAGAACGAAGAATCATGCATTTTGGGGAAAGTAAATCCTATTTCCTTGCTTTTATGGGGAATACTACCAGTATCTCCATCCTTCCCTTCAAAAGGTGGGTTAAggatttcttccttcctctccattctAGCAGGCTGTgtggaataattatttttaaactttttgctttTGCCTTCATTGCCTCTCTTTTTAGGCTTTTCAGAAATCCAGGGAGCTGCCTCATGATCCTTCCATGGACACCTTCCTTCCTTGCTCTGGTTATTGACACCCATATCTTTGACTACATCTCCTGTTTCTGTGCTAACACCAGAAGTCTGAGTCATGCCTGATCCACTTTCCAAAGGAATCAATGCCTGCATGGTGCCTGCCACCTTAGGCTGAGTCATCTCTTTAGGCTCCCCCATCACCACTGCCTCCGTGAGATCAGCCTTAGTGCCTGGTTGCTTTGAAGAATTCAGCCCCAGCTCCTCACTCTTATCCTGAGTAGTCATTCCTTCAGTTTTAGAGACTGGCTCACTCGGTATGAGAACAGCCCTTCCGTCCTTCTGGCTGTCCAGAAGAAATGGCAGCTCAGATTTTGCTTTTACCTTCCCAGAATCTGTTCTCATTTTCCCAGaacttccccttcccttcctgcttTTGCCATCACCTGCCATTCTCTTAAATGGTTCATTCTCTACCCCAGGGACCTGTACCAACACTTGGCCCTGCAGCTGCTCAGAAGTAAAGATGCTGATCTCTTGTCTTTCGTTGGGAAAAGCTTCCTTTTTTAGTTCTTTATCCTCTTCAGCTCCTTCAGGAAACTCCTTCAGTTTGACATTCTGCAGTTTAGTCATTTTACTTTCATTATTCCCTTCTTTTAGATTACATTCTAATGGATTACTTGCTATCAAAGTGGGTACCAAATTTGGTATTTCTTTTGCTGCTGTGGGTTTTGAAACTACACCCATAACCTCTTGGTCCAAGAAAGGAGAGCAACCCTCTTTAAGTCTGATATCCAAAGGGGTTTCTACATTGTATGCAGAAACTTCTGCTAGGGGTCCTTTCAGATTGAGAGGGCCTACTGACTGGCTTTTATCTACAGGAGTCTTCAGGTGGGGTGCAGGCTGTGGTTTGTATTCATGTTGCTTCAGCAATTTCTTGTCTTGGTTTTGTAGTACTGACTTGTTACTTTTGCTCTCTTCCTCTACTCTCAGCTTAGACTGAGAACTTATTGCAGTTTTGGGGGCTTCTTCAGAAGGATATAAAGGAATTCTGAGACTCTCTGAGACAAAGTTCTCAGCTACCAGTCTGGCTGCACTGGAGTTAACTAAACATTCCCTTTTCAAGTTTTCTCCAGATACAAGTCCATATTCTGTACCCATAGTGGTAGGCTGGCTGGGGAGAACACCTGATTTTTGTGTGTCAGCTGCAAATGGATGACCTTTAGGCTTATCTGCATTGTCATCATCCGAAGGTCCTCCAGCCCGTGGTTGAGAATATCTCTTTTGCtttggtttcttcttctttttcttcatcattaTTGGTGTGCTTTCTATATCCCAGGCCTCCCTGCCAAGAtccctctggggttcaagtgagtcAACATGAATACTTTTTCTTTGGTTCCCAGGCCCACCACAGGAGGATGAACCAGAGACCCAACCTGACTCAGACAAAGAGCAGTGGCCCAGCCTGTGATCAAGAGTCTTCCATGGAGGAGAGCctcccagcagctcaggagggACCCTGGCAGGCTTGGGCCGGGTTGACCTGCGGTCACTGGGTCTGCAAACTTGTTTGGCTTGTGTGGGAGGGGTACCGCAATACATGAAGTTGGCTAAAATTCCAAACAAAAAACTCCTCGTtattgtttcttaaaaacaacaaaaaacaaacaaacaaacaaaaaaaccagaccATATAAATGACTAATTTAAGGAGGCTATTTTCACTAATACATATAGTACTTACTGTAATTTGCTCAGGAAAACAGtcttttctaaaacatttctCACTTTTAACTGGCGCtagcaaaaatatttaacagatCATCATCTCAGGTAAAGattgttttcaaacatttataaaatatttgaaatttcagAAGTAGCAggattgaacttttaaaaatgaaacatttcacATCTTTTAACCTCTAAAAATAAGCACTTACTGCCTGTAAATCTCATCTGATTTATATTGGTCATTCTTAGTGCTTGCCTCTTTTTGGTGAAATTTATTAATTGCTTCAGTTAAATATACATGATTTTGGACAAAATTTATAATTCTAAGACTAGGTCACCAATATTAAACTAATACTTGTCAAACAAACCAGACAGATTCTGGGAACTAGATCAGAAGGCCAGACTTAAGTCActtcacgcacacacacaaaatatactgAATCCACATTTTGGTCAGAGAAAAATTCTCATGATTCCAGAACCAGAGCATCCTACTTTGAAAGACAAATATGTTAAATTTCAACATTCTGCTCCTAAATGTACTTcccaaaagacagagaaatatatataatgttaagtaggataattaattttaacaattaaGATGAGTACCTTTGGAAGAGTTTCAGCAGGTGATCTGGTCTAACCTTCCTCCCAGTTAATATAATATGGATCCAAGATCCTGGCAAGAGTCTCATTAAGAGCAGGTATATGCCAGCTCCTGTCAAGTCTGACCCAATAAATTGATTTCCAAGaatattataatatgtaaatagTGGATTTCATTCTTGTCCTTACCCCTCCAATATCCTCTAAATCCTAGCCTTTGTTTAATATCTCAGGTTAATTATTGCATCGCTCAAAAAATTGCTAGGCTATAGTATCCCCCAGTATTTATAACATTTAATTCAGCAATTAATCAGCAGCTATTCAGTGCCAtcttttatactattttattcaattattatgTAAATCTTGGGTTTCAGAGTTCATGCCTGAGAACTTATCTCTTCATTCAGgttataatataataattcagGGGGCAAGGACGGGGACTTAAATATCTATATGCCTTAACATGGTGTATTTTGTATACCATAAGCACTTGATAAATCTTTACTGATTTGTTGAGTCagtaaaacaacatttaaaaaaaaaatcacacatttatTTAAGCTCTAGTCTTGTGCTAGGTAGTGTGCAAAGCATTAGagattctaagtgaaataagtcatgGGCCCTTATGTCCCATATGTCAGGATGTCCACATTCCAATCATAGTCacagaaaagtaaacagaaaatcaaGTTGATAATCATATACATATGCTTCTGGGTTATTAAAAACAGGTAATCTTCAAATTCACTGAATAATCAAACTTTAAATTGGAAAGTATCTTAGAGCAGTACCTCTCAAAGTTTAATGAAAATTAGAATTATCTggggatctaattaaaatgcagataataattACAAAGGCCTAAGGTAGagcccaagattctgcatttctaccaGCCTCTCAGGTAATGTAGATGCTGTTGGGCCATGGAACACTGTAACTAGTAAGACTTTAGAGAACATTTGAccaattaatttatattatagcTAAGTAAACTGAGATATAGGCAAGTTATGTAACTTGCTTAAGACCACACAGGATAGAATAGTGAATAGCTGAACCAGATCAAAATTTGGGTGTCCTTTCTTCACTATGAAAACAGtggagaaggccaggcacggtcgctcacgcctgtaatcccaacactttgggaggctgaggtgggcagatcaccagaggtcaggagtttgagaccagcctggccaacatggtgaaacctcatctctactaaaaattagccgggcatggtggcaggcgcctgtaatcccagctactcaggaggctgaggcaggagaatcgcttgaacccagtaggtggaggatgcagtgagccaagatcacgccattgcacgccagcctgggcgacagagtgagactctgtctcaaaaaaaaaaaaacaacgacaacaacaacaaaaaaaacagtggagaaaaaaaaaattaggtatccTGATTTGCTGTagtagtaatttttaaagatataacaaGCTGACATTCTGTCTAAACCAGATAAAATCTGTCTAAGAGAATTGACTTCATAAACTATACTGCTGATTACCACCATACAACAGGGAACTAGAGACAATGTCTACCATCACTACTCTATCGCCCCTAATTTGTTTCAAAgagttcattttgttttcctaactTACCTGAGGTCTCTGAAGAAAGCTCAGAAGGTTGACTGTTGCATGGTTTCCTTTCCCCTAGTTTTTCTAACACAGAATCCTCCTCGGCCGGCAAGCTGCACTTTTTCCCCGTTCCTGTGACGGTTTCTAAAGGTAATAACAAAAGCCACACACGTTTCAGAGAAGCATGATTTCAGCTATTTTCCATCTGCCAGAAATTGGATATGGGATTAGTTTCTGAGGAGTTCTCCTACAAGGGGCAGCAAAGGAGTGAAGTGGTAGTTGGAAGCTGAAGTTGGGAAGGTATGTCTagttatgttacttttttttttttttttgagatggagtttttcactctttgttgctcaggctggagtgcaatggtgcgatctcggctcaccacaacctccgtctcccaggttcaagtgattctcctgcctcagcctcccgagtagctgggattacaggcatgcgccaccatgcccggctaattttgtatttttagtggagacggggtttctccatgttggtcaggctagtcttgaattcccgacctcaggtgatccgcccacctcggccgcccaaagtgctgggattacaggtgtgagccaccatgcccggtcaatGTTTCGTTTTTTAAGATGGGAAAAATAACAAACGTTTGTTAAATGGGTGGGAATGATCCaatgaaaaaagatttaaattggTATGAGGGGCAAAAAAGGGAAGAATACATGGGGCAATATATCGAGTAGGAAAGAGGAGATGGAATCTAGGGCAAAATGAGGAGAGGTTGGTCTTAATTAGGAGCAGGAACAGTTTACTTATAAAAACGGGAACTTTCATAAGCAGAGACCATGGATACAGATACAAGTAGTTGGGTAGATAATGGAATAGAAGTTTGTCGATGTTCTATTTTATTGCTTGACTTATCTGCAAGAAAAACAGGACAATCAGCAGAGAATGAACATAGAAAAggtgttggaggtgggaggagggtaaaGGCGGGAAAGAGTTGTCTAGGAGAGCAGGAGTATGAATAAACTTGCAAAGTACAGTGTGACTGTCTGTACTTTACCTGGCATGATGTTTGTCCTTAGTCTTCTCGAGACTACAACCTGGTAGAGAGAAATACTGAGAATAAGCACAAGCACGTACCTGGTGAAATCATGAAAGTAGGTGCAGCTGACTGCCCCACATCCTGCAGAGATTCTAAATGGGAATCCTCACTTATTCCTTTTTGTGTTTGTGCAATTTCCATGTCTTTAATTGGAACTGGTGTTGCCTCTGTTTCTGAGAGTGGTGGAACATCTTTGGCTGGAGTCACATTGTTGGCCAGGGTCAGAACCCCATCCTTAGCCAGGGGTGCTTCTGTTTTGAGGGCTGGGACCTGATCCTCAGTCAGGGCCACCTCCATTTCTGGAGGCAGACATACGTTCTTGATGAGAACTACTTCTGTTTCTGGAGGTGGAGTCACATCCTTGCCCAGAGCCATTTCTGTTTCTGATAGTGGAGACATGTCCTTCAACAAGCCCACTTCTTTTACTGTGGACGGAGCCACATCCTTGGCCGGGGCTATTTCTGTTTCTGGGAGTTGAGCCATGTCCTTGACTGGGGCCACCTCTGCTTCTAAAGGTAGTGCTTTATCCTTGGTCAAGATCACGTTGGTTTCCGGGGGCAGTGTCATGTCCCTGGCCAGGGCTACCTCTGTTTCTGAGGACAAAGCCACCTTCTCAGCAGAGGATATTTCTGTGGATGATATAATGTCATTAGCCTGTGCCACCTCTATTTCTGAGAGTAATACCAAATCCTTGGCTGGGACTATCTTGTTTTCTTTGGGTGGTCCCATGTCCTTGGAAGGAGCCAAGTCCATTTTTATAGGAGATgccctctctgtttctttcttgttttctttgggTGGTCCCATGTCCTTGGAAGGGGCTAAGTCCATTTTTATAGGAGATGccctctctgtttctttcaaCAGTGTCACATCCTTGGCTGGGGCTACCTCTGTTTCTGTGGGCAGTACCACATTCTTGGCTGAAGATACATCTGTTTCTGTGGGCCATCTGACATCCTTAACCAGGGCCACTTCTTTTTCTGTGGGTAGTTCCATGTCCTTGACTAGGGCCATATCTGATTCCATGGATGGCTGCATGTCCTTGGCCAGTGTCACATCTAATTTGGTGGGTGATTCCATATCTTTAGCCAATGCCACCTCGGTTTTTGTAGCTAGTGCCATGTCCTTGGCGAGGGCCATCTCTGTTTCTTTAGATGGTGCCATGTCAGTAGTCTTCAGTCCCATCATTATTTCCAATGCTTGTGCTGGTGGCCTCTCTTCTGATGCCATTTCTATCTCCTTGGCTAGCTCTAAGGGAACTAAATTGGAAATTTAGGACACATCATTGTCTACTCATACCTTTGCATTAAAAATGCTTACTTTCTTCAGGCATGAGAGTATTTGGCTTTTGTGACCATAAGACTGTACACATAACTAAGAATTAAtgttaggccgggcacagtggctcacgcctgtaatcccagaactttgggaggccgaggcggatggatcatctgaggtcaggagttcgagaccagcctgacaaacatggtgaaaccctgtctctactaaaaatacagaaattagccatgcagtggcaggcgcctgtaatcccagctacttgggaggctgaagcaggagaattgctagaacccaggaggcggagtttgcaatgaaccgagatcacggcattgcactccagcctgggggacagggcaagagtccgtctcaaaaaaaaaaaaaaaaaaagaagaagaagctaaTGTCAAGTAACATATTCTGCCTACTCTTTGACAGTCTCAACACTTGGAAGAATAAGATGTAAAATACTGGGAGGACAAGTAGTGGAGGAGAAAtggcaaagaagagagaaaacatagGCTTCAAAAATAACACGGGCACAGAATTAGTATTAGAAAGATAATCTGTGGGACAGCAGGTCAGTCATGCTTCCTATCAAGAAAAACTCCAGAGTTCTAAATCTGtactgaatttttgtttttgttttttgagacacggtctcacgctgttgcccaagctggagtgcagtagcatgatctcggctcccgggttcaagcaattctcctgtctcagcctccctagtagctgggattataggtacacgccaccacgctgagcttatttatttatttatttagctctttcacccaggctggagtgcagtggcgcaatctcggctgacagcaacctctgccttccggtttcaagtgattctcctgcctcagcctccctagtagctgggattacaggcacctgccaccacgcccagctaattttttgtatttttagtagagacggggtttcaccatgttggccaggctggtctcgaactcctgacctcaggtgatctgcccgccttggcctcccaaagtgttgggattacaggcgtgagccaccgtgcctagaccaatttttgtattttttgtagaaatggggtttcaccatgttggctgggctggtctggaactcctgacctcaagtgatctgcctgcctcagcttcccaaagtgctgggattataagtgtgagccaccacaccaggccgtAAATCTgtactgaattaaaaaaaaaaattctgatacctaatacaatgaaaatgtgatgaaaaaaatatatatatgttaaaaaatttaaaaaaagtatttatgtGCCCGTTAACCCTAAGTGTTATAGTTCAACAATTTAATTCCTCCAGTGGTGATATCACTAATATAAGCAAAACATTTGTGATTGTTCTGAAATTTTTATACCTGCTGTAAGCTGCTAAAAAATACACCTGATGATTTATATTGATTACCAATACTGCAACCATTAACTGATAAAGGGAGTCTCTAATAGTTTACCTGCCGTTGGCTGAGGAGGTTCTGCAACAGCCTCTGGGGAAACAAAGGACTCTGAGTGTGGAGAGTTTAAGGCTTCCACAGACCACCCCTGAGGTACAACAGCTGTGTTGCAGGGAGACATACCTAATATTGAAacacaaacaaatacattttgaaactTAGTAAACATTGGAAACAAAAggtatttgatatatttttgttttgttttgttttgtttgttttttttttgagacagagtttcgctctgttgcccacgcagacagagtgaagtggcgtgatctcggctcactgcaagctccgcttcccgggttcacgccattctcctgcctcagtctcccgagtagctgggactacaggcgcctgccacagctcccggctaattttttgtatttttagtagaggcggggtttcacca is drawn from Homo sapiens chromosome 3, GRCh38.p14 Primary Assembly and contains these coding sequences:
- the MAP4 gene encoding microtubule-associated protein 4 isoform X15; translated protein: MADLSLADALTEPSPDIEGEIKRDFIATLEAEAFDDVVGETVGKTDYIPLLDVDEKTGNSESKKKPCSETSQIEDLPLPPHPASLSFHLPLDTPSSKPTLLANGGHGVEGSDTTGESKSLGMASGSGSPTEFLEEKMAYQEYPNSQNWPEDTNFCFQPEQVVDPIQTDPFKMYHDDDLADLVFPSSATADTSIFAGQNDPLKDSYGMSPCNTAVVPQGWSVEALNSPHSESFVSPEAVAEPPQPTAVPLELAKEIEMASEERPPAQALEIMMGLKTTDMAPSKETEMALAKDMALATKTEVALAKDMESPTKLDVTLAKDMQPSMESDMALVKDMELPTEKEVALVKDVRWPTETDVSSAKNVVLPTETEVAPAKDVTLLKETERASPIKMDLAPSKDMGPPKENKKETERASPIKMDLAPSKDMGPPKENKIVPAKDLVLLSEIEVAQANDIISSTEISSAEKVALSSETEVALARDMTLPPETNVILTKDKALPLEAEVAPVKDMAQLPETEIAPAKDVAPSTVKEVGLLKDMSPLSETEMALGKDVTPPPETEVVLIKNVCLPPEMEVALTEDQVPALKTEAPLAKDGVLTLANNVTPAKDVPPLSETEATPVPIKDMEIAQTQKGISEDSHLESLQDVGQSAAPTFMISPETVTGTGKKCSLPAEEDSVLEKLGERKPCNSQPSELSSETSANFMYCGTPPTQAKQVCRPSDRRSTRPKPARVPPELLGGSPPWKTLDHRLGHCSLSESGWVSGSSSCGGPGNQRKSIHVDSLEPQRDLGREAWDIESTPIMMKKKKKKPKQKRYSQPRAGGPSDDDNADKPKGHPFAADTQKSGVLPSQPTTMGTEYGLVSGENLKRECLVNSSAARLVAENFVSESLRIPLYPSEEAPKTAISSQSKLRVEEESKSNKSVLQNQDKKLLKQHEYKPQPAPHLKTPVDKSQSVGPLNLKGPLAEVSAYNVETPLDIRLKEGCSPFLDQEVMGVVSKPTAAKEIPNLVPTLIASNPLECNLKEGNNESKMTKLQNVKLKEFPEGAEEDKELKKEAFPNERQEISIFTSEQLQGQVLVQVPGVENEPFKRMAGDGKSRKGRGSSGKMRTDSGKVKAKSELPFLLDSQKDGRAVLIPSEPVSKTEGMTTQDKSEELGLNSSKQPGTKADLTEAVVMGEPKEMTQPKVAGTMQALIPLESGSGMTQTSGVSTETGDVVKDMGVNNQSKEGRCPWKDHEAAPWISEKPKKRGNEGKSKKFKNNYSTQPARMERKEEILNPPFEGKDGDTGSIPHKSKEIGFTFPKMHDSSFSHTPDTPTVEAVDRKGGNFQVNFVELGTLGENKISTVKASTVTEPPAKVTDVSCQEQIQGAGFVPSVVSEENKTDAANRYTAVADKPSKRSNDGKSKKVKNSSPEKHILENKIDATKIHVPMETTGDQGIEGMAYMDENRNITFTCPRTPSELINKSSPLEVLESAACEKLPTPTPQVVKEGDSFPDTLAKNGQEIAPAQISKSLMVDNYTKDGVPGQERPKGPSAVVPSTSTGGVALPITTAIETVNIHGDHSLKNKAELADSMKNEAGIDEGHVIGESESVHSGASKHSVEKVTELAKGHLLPGVPVEDQSLPGEARALEGYADRGNFPAHPVNEEKETKEGSVAVQIPDLLEDKAQKLSFCEDQNAQDRNSKGSDSLNKKVDLTLLSPKSENDKLKEISLACKITELESVSLPTPEIQSDFLHSKVEAPPSEVADTLVIMTASKGVRLPEPKDKILETPQKMTEKSESKTPGEGKKEDKSRMAEPMKGYMRPTKSRGLTPLLPKSTIQEQERHKQLKSAGIARPEEGRPVVSGTGNDITTPPNKELPPSPEKKTKPLATTQPAKTSTSKAKTQPTSLPKQPAPTTIGGLNKKPMSLASGLVPAAPPKRPAVASARPSILPSKDVKPKPIADAKAPEKRASPSKPASAPASRSGSKSTQTVAKTTTAAAVASTGPSSRSPSTLLPKKPTAIKTEGKPAEVKKMTAKSVPADLSRPKSTSTSSMKKTTTLSGTAPAAGVVPSRVKATPMPSRPSTTPFIDKKPTSAKPSSTTPRLSRLATNTSAPDLKNVRSKVGSTENIKHQPGGGRVQIVSKKVSYSHIQSKCGSKDNIKHVPGGGNVQIQNKKVDISKVSSKCGSKANIKHKPGGGDVKIESQKLNFKEKAQAKVGSLDNVGHLPAGGAVKTEGGGSEAPLCPGPPAGEEPAISEAAPEAGAPTSASGLNGHPTLSGGGDQREAQTLDSQIQETN